Part of the Maridesulfovibrio sp. genome, CCGCACGCTAGTCCCGTGGAACGTGCTGAAGTCCTTTCCCATTGGGAAGCAGGTAACTATAGAACTTACCAATGGCGAGACTGTGACAGGAAAGGTCTCCCATGTGGGCGCGGTCATGGATTCCGCCAGCCAGACCTTTGAAGTGAAGATCGAGGTGCCTAATTCAAAACGGAAGCTGAAATGCGGCATGACCGGCCACATTCCCATGCCTGTAGATGAGGTTGCCACGCGATGAGTAGCGAACAGCACCCGGCAATGATCCTGCACCAGCTTACTACTGAATTTTTGGCGGCAGAGGATAAAAAACAACTTTATTTTCGGCTGCTCAACCGTTCCATTTCTCTCTGTGGATACAAGCGGGCGGTGCTGTTCAAGGTTGATGGTAAGCGTGCAAAATTTCAGGCTGTATCTGGTAAATCCGGAGTGGACAGCTATTCCGAGATGGTCGAGAAATGGGAGAAGCTGGCCTCATCCGTCACTGAAAAAGATAGCCCGCAACAGCTGAGCGTAAGCTCTTTTCCTGCTAAAGAAGCGGCGCACTGGCAATTCCTCAGCGACCATACCAACGGCCTTTCCGTATACTGGCTGCCCATAAAGCCGTGGGGCAAAACCAGATACGTTCTCTGGTTCGAACGCTGGGAGCAGGATGAATGGGCCGAACGGGATCTGCAGCTGCTCAGCCTTGTAGGTGTCAGCGCAAAATCTGCTTTTGAGCGGCTGGAGCCGGAAACATTATGCCGCCGCATAAGCGGGAAGCTTTTCAGCTGGCGGCGGTTTTTGGTTTCCATTGTTGTTCTGTTGGCAGTGCTACTCTCGTGGCGGGTTCCTCTTCGGGTCGTCGCACCGTGTGAAATAATTCCGGAAGATCCGTTTATTGTTACCGCACCTCTTTCCGGTGTTGTTTCCGAAGTCTTTGTCGAATCCGGTGATCAAGTAAAAGTGGGCAGTCAGCTTTTTGGTTATGATCCCCGTGTGGTTAATGAAGAGTTAAAAATAGCTCAGCACCAAGTAAATATGCTTGAAACCACCATGACGAATACCGGATTCGAAGCGCTAAAACGTGCAAAAGCCAAAGCTGAGCTTTCCATCCTCAGGTTTCGTTTGGAGCAGGAAAAAATCAGGTTGCAGATGGCGGAATATCGGGCCTCCATGTTAAATGTCAGGGCGGATGTTCCCGGCTCAATCATCGTGGATAATCCTGATGAATGGCGTGGCAGGCCAGTCGAAGTTGGGCAGAAGGTGCTCATGGTGGTTGATCCGCAGAACATCAACCTGCGCATCTGGCTTCCAGAAGCGGATAATGTGAATTTCAGCAACAGCACCGAAGTGAAAGTGTTGCTCAATGCTTTTCCTGATGACTCATTAAATGCGCATCTAAAATACGTGGCTCAGAGTGTTTCCGTGAGTCCTGAAGGTGTCCCTTCGGTTATGGCGGAAGGAACCTTTGCTGATCTTGCTGACAGGGCAGATGAAAAGCTAAGGATCGGCTTGAAAGGGTCGGCTGTGCTTTATGGTGATAAAGTGTCGGTTGCCTACTGGTTGTTGCGCAAACCGTGGGCTTCGGCTCGAAGAATAATGGGAATTTAAAGGAGAAAAGATATGGCAGACGAAAGCAATGATCTCAAAGTGGTTATCCCCAACGATCTCGACTACAAGTTCCGTGATTTTTTTAATGTAAATGCTTCCGCTACGGAAGTGGTTATCGAAATGGGTAATGTGCATCGCTCGGTGCAGAATGAAGCCGTGCTCCGTGATCGCGTTGTGTTCTCCATTCCCGGAGCAATCCAGCTCAAGGACGCGCTGAATTCCGCCCTTGCAGAAGTGGAACGCCAGATCCGGGAAGCATCAGAAAACAACAAAGGCTGATCTTATGATTTCAGGGGACACCCCCCTTCCGGTCCTGCGCCCGGACCTAGAGATTATTCCGGGCCCCAAAGCCCATGACGGCTCACCGACAACGGTTGTTTATGATCCTCTTGCAAGATCGTATAACCGTTTTTCGTGGTTTGAGTTTGCGGTAATCAGATTGTTGGGACAGCCGCACACTCTGGATGAAGTGGTTGCCTTGCTGGATCGGGATACAACCATGAGTCCTACGGTCGAGGACGTCCTGAAAGTTTGTCAGGAACTGGTGCAACAAGGATTGACTGTAAACACTCTTATCCAGCAACCGGAACAGCTTGAAAAGGAAGTAAAAGCCAGAACGCCGCACTGGTTCAAATGGCTTTTGCACCATTATTTGTACTTCCGTATCCCTCTTTTACGCCCTGATGCTTTTCTTGGTAAGACAATCAGCTTCGTGTGTCCGTTGGCCTCCACTACGGCCTTTGCCTTATACTTTATTTGCGGAATTGTGGGTTTGATTCTGGTCAGCATGCGCCATGAGCAATTCTTCCATACCTTTCAGTATTTTTTCAACATCAAAGGGTTGCTCTATTACGGCACAGCCATAACACTCGTAAAAATTATTCACGAATTCTCGCACGCCTACACTGCCAAAGCGCACGGATTAAGGGTCCCGGTAATGGGTGTGGCCTTCATCGTACTCTGGCCGGTGGCTTATTGCGATGTAACCGATGCCTGGCGTATACCTAAGCAGCGAGAACGACTGCCAGTAGCCGCAGCCGGGATAATCGCGGAATTGGTTATTGCCGGGTTTTGTCTCGTAGGCTGGGCCAGCACACAGCCGGGATTGCTGAACAGTCTGTTCTTCGTAGTCTCCACGGCATCGCTTATTTCTACTTTGCTGGTAAACCTGAACCCGGCCATGAGTTTTGATGGTTATTATCTTTTCATGGATGTCTCAGGTATCGATAACCTGCGCTCAAGGTCTTTTAATTATCTGCGCTGGTTGTTTCGTACCTCCTGTCTTGGGATGCAGCTCGTTGCCTCGGAGAAGCCCAAAGGCTGGCGCAAATTTCTATATGTCACATATTCCATATATTCATGGGCATACCGTTTCTTTCTATATATCGGTATCGCCGTTCTGGTTTACTATAAGTTCACCAAGCTGCTGGGGATATTCCTGTTTCTGGTAGAAGTCTGGTGGTTTATCGCCCTGCCCATCGTCAAGGAGATTTCATCCGTGATAAAAATGCGCAAAATGCTTATTTTCAATGCCCGATTGATCACCTTTTTGTTGCTGTTCGTTGCGTTGACAGCGTGGCTCGTCTGGCCCCGTGCTCACACCCACTACTTCCCTGCCGTGGTCGAAGCACGCAACCTACAGCAGATTTACGCACCTTTCTCCGGTGTTGTGACTGAGATCAGCGGTAGTCGTGGAAAAGAAGTCAAAGTTGGTGATGAAATATTGAGTATAGCATCTGCTCCTTTACGGGCGGAGATAAGTGAGCTGTCCTTGCAGGAAAAGATTCTGGATACCGAAGCGCAGCTTATGTTTATACAGCACAACTTTTCCGCGATTCCCCAAAAGGAAGAGGAAAAACACCAAGTTGCTTCCAGATTGCAAGGCATCAAAAAACGGCAGGAATTATACGATATTTCCGCGCAGGTATCAGGAACAATCACGGAATGGGACCGCAATCTACGCATCGGACAACATGTACAGCAGAACCAGATTTTCGGAAGAATCGTTAACCCTGACGATTTATATTTTGCAGCCTACATCCCGGAAGAGAAAGTGGCCCAATTAACCGAAGGGGAAACAGCCCAGTTTTATCCAGAAACAGGCGCTGAAGCCGTTCCGGGCACCATAATAAGAATCAGCAAAAGCAAAACAGACTCAACTCGCCATATTGCTCTCACTTCACTGGCTTCTGGAGAGATTCCCGCCGCACAGGACAGCTATGGTAACACCTCCCTGCTTGAAGCGCGGTATGTGGTTGAAGTTAAACCGGATGGTCCAATTTCACTTCCGCTTGGCAAAAGTGGAAAAATACGCATGAAGACAGCTACCAGATCATATATTGTCGACCTGTGGCATAAGGTTTACCGGACTCTGGTTAAGGAGAGTAATTTTTAGCTGCCACATGACAGACAATTAGTTTGATAAAAATACTTCCATCATGGACCGAAATCACACCCAAAATTTATCAAACTAATTGTCTCTTTGTTAAATCTGCCGACCCAAACATGCGGCTTAATCGCTACTTTTTTATCAAACTTTATTTTCAGTCCACATTAGGGATATTGCTTCCAAGGGAAGATCACACCGAGTTTTTGGTCATAAATCCCGACGAACACATCATCTCTTTTCCGATCTGGAGCTGGCAGTCTTTTTAAGTCTTGATTGGTCTCCCAAAACAACTGAAATACGAGAACAGTTTCCTTTGCAGCAGGAACTTACCCTTGAGTTGGCAAAAAAATCCGGAATAAGACATCCTCAAGTTTCGGGAATTTTTCAGGTCATGTCTTCAGACTTTCTAGTCAACTCATCCGACTCTACCCTTTCGAAATTCGTACTGCAGGCAAAATACACTAAAGACTTAAGCGACCCGAGAGCAGTGGAAAAGCTAGAGCTGGAACGGCGTTACTGGGCGCATAAAGAAGTCCCGTGGTTTTTGGTTACCGAGAAAGAAATATCTAATACTGTTTTTCAAAATATTGAATGGTTATATCCTGATCAGCAAAGGACTCATGAATTAAGTGATTTGGCTGAACAATTGAAATTTTACATTCATCATTTTTCGAAAAATCCTACCTCAACTATAATTAAGATTTCAAAGACATTGGACGTTAAATACGACCACGAAGCAGGAGAGTCACTGGCTGAAATCAGAGGACTTATGGCTAGTCGGTTGCTATCTTTTGACGTGAATATCCCGTTCCGGAAAATCACCCCTGCGGACCTTAATTTTGTGGATGATGTTTCTGTATTGGAGGTAATCAATGTTTAGAATTAATGAAGTTTTTGAATACGAATCAACGTTATACCGAGTTTTGCAGGTACTTCCTGAGGAATTACTGTGGATTAGTATTGATGATCCGAAAGCAATGCCGGGAATCGTCTTAGTTCGAGATTTGATTGCTGCTTTTGATAACGCATCCCTTACAAGAGTGAGTGATCCGTTCGCTGGTCTTGCTTATGAAATGCCTGAAGAAGGAAGCAGTCTTCAGATTAAACGGGATCAAGCTTATGAGTTGATAAAAAGTATTGTCCTTGATCCTGGTTGCTATGATCCTAAAATTCGTGCTGGTAAAATAAATAAGTTGATTGCTGAGGGTAGATCTTCCAAGCCTACACTTTATAAATTATTACGCCGTTATTGGCAGCGCGGCCAAACTCCCAATGCATTGCTTCCTGACTATAAGAATTCTGGCGGGAAGGGTAAGAAGCGTAAGGCTGCAGGTATAAAACTCGGCCGCCCCCGCATATATACTCCAGGTGTTGGAGCCGTAGTTGACGATCAGGTTGAACGTCTTTTCAGGATCGTCATTGATAAATATTTGATGAAAGATAAAGGTGTTAGTGTTCCTTACGCGTATAGAAGATTCGCAGAGCTCTATAAGAACTATTTTCCTGAAGTTCCTGAGTCTGAAATTCCCACAAAGTGGCAAATGCTTCATTTTTA contains:
- a CDS encoding HlyD family efflux transporter periplasmic adaptor subunit; this translates as MSSEQHPAMILHQLTTEFLAAEDKKQLYFRLLNRSISLCGYKRAVLFKVDGKRAKFQAVSGKSGVDSYSEMVEKWEKLASSVTEKDSPQQLSVSSFPAKEAAHWQFLSDHTNGLSVYWLPIKPWGKTRYVLWFERWEQDEWAERDLQLLSLVGVSAKSAFERLEPETLCRRISGKLFSWRRFLVSIVVLLAVLLSWRVPLRVVAPCEIIPEDPFIVTAPLSGVVSEVFVESGDQVKVGSQLFGYDPRVVNEELKIAQHQVNMLETTMTNTGFEALKRAKAKAELSILRFRLEQEKIRLQMAEYRASMLNVRADVPGSIIVDNPDEWRGRPVEVGQKVLMVVDPQNINLRIWLPEADNVNFSNSTEVKVLLNAFPDDSLNAHLKYVAQSVSVSPEGVPSVMAEGTFADLADRADEKLRIGLKGSAVLYGDKVSVAYWLLRKPWASARRIMGI
- a CDS encoding HlyD family efflux transporter periplasmic adaptor subunit gives rise to the protein MISGDTPLPVLRPDLEIIPGPKAHDGSPTTVVYDPLARSYNRFSWFEFAVIRLLGQPHTLDEVVALLDRDTTMSPTVEDVLKVCQELVQQGLTVNTLIQQPEQLEKEVKARTPHWFKWLLHHYLYFRIPLLRPDAFLGKTISFVCPLASTTAFALYFICGIVGLILVSMRHEQFFHTFQYFFNIKGLLYYGTAITLVKIIHEFSHAYTAKAHGLRVPVMGVAFIVLWPVAYCDVTDAWRIPKQRERLPVAAAGIIAELVIAGFCLVGWASTQPGLLNSLFFVVSTASLISTLLVNLNPAMSFDGYYLFMDVSGIDNLRSRSFNYLRWLFRTSCLGMQLVASEKPKGWRKFLYVTYSIYSWAYRFFLYIGIAVLVYYKFTKLLGIFLFLVEVWWFIALPIVKEISSVIKMRKMLIFNARLITFLLLFVALTAWLVWPRAHTHYFPAVVEARNLQQIYAPFSGVVTEISGSRGKEVKVGDEILSIASAPLRAEISELSLQEKILDTEAQLMFIQHNFSAIPQKEEEKHQVASRLQGIKKRQELYDISAQVSGTITEWDRNLRIGQHVQQNQIFGRIVNPDDLYFAAYIPEEKVAQLTEGETAQFYPETGAEAVPGTIIRISKSKTDSTRHIALTSLASGEIPAAQDSYGNTSLLEARYVVEVKPDGPISLPLGKSGKIRMKTATRSYIVDLWHKVYRTLVKESNF
- a CDS encoding TnsA endonuclease C-terminal domain-containing protein; translation: MAKKSGIRHPQVSGIFQVMSSDFLVNSSDSTLSKFVLQAKYTKDLSDPRAVEKLELERRYWAHKEVPWFLVTEKEISNTVFQNIEWLYPDQQRTHELSDLAEQLKFYIHHFSKNPTSTIIKISKTLDVKYDHEAGESLAEIRGLMASRLLSFDVNIPFRKITPADLNFVDDVSVLEVINV